The Sulfurimonas hydrogeniphila genome includes a window with the following:
- a CDS encoding DNA-processing protein DprA, producing the protein MQQINFHIPELDAMKHYPEKLFYKGNSELLHKKKIAIVGSRKPNQYARELTHRLSHKLSLEGVCIVSGGALGVDAIAHKAAGAKNTIMVAATGLDKRYPAINKNIIADIEINGLVLSQFEEGTPSRKYHFPLRNEIVVALGDVLVVTYADFNSGTMRSVEYALKMGKEVYVLPHRIGESEATNNLLAKAKAKAIYNLDAFVAEFAGFTCKEVALDEFLHYCQSNPTYEEALQKYPTKIFEAELAGTVEIKNARVYLSN; encoded by the coding sequence ATGCAACAAATAAATTTTCATATACCCGAACTTGATGCTATGAAGCACTATCCGGAGAAACTTTTTTACAAAGGAAACAGTGAATTATTGCATAAAAAGAAAATTGCAATTGTAGGAAGCAGAAAACCAAATCAATATGCAAGAGAATTGACACACCGGCTTTCTCACAAGCTTTCTTTAGAGGGTGTCTGCATAGTAAGCGGCGGTGCTTTGGGCGTTGATGCCATTGCACATAAGGCTGCCGGTGCAAAAAACACCATTATGGTTGCAGCAACAGGACTTGACAAGCGCTATCCTGCAATCAACAAAAATATTATTGCAGATATTGAGATAAACGGTTTGGTACTGAGTCAGTTTGAAGAAGGGACTCCTTCTCGTAAGTATCATTTCCCTTTGCGAAATGAAATAGTTGTTGCTTTGGGAGATGTACTTGTAGTGACTTATGCAGATTTTAACTCAGGAACAATGCGCAGTGTTGAGTATGCTTTGAAAATGGGAAAAGAGGTATATGTTTTACCACACCGTATAGGAGAGAGTGAAGCGACAAATAATTTACTTGCAAAAGCAAAAGCAAAAGCTATTTATAATCTAGATGCTTTTGTAGCAGAGTTTGCAGGGTTTACATGTAAAGAAGTGGCTTTAGATGAGTTTTTGCACTATTGTCAAAGTAATCCGACATACGAAGAAGCTTTGCAAAAATATCCGACAAAAATTTTTGAAGCGGAACTGGCCGGAACCGTAGAGATAAAAAATGCAAGAGTCTATCTTAGTAACTGA
- a CDS encoding AraC family transcriptional regulator: MKKTTLEKKIKISNYIMYYIYTNIDTDINMDELAQNLKINKFYMHKIFKEIFNRNIYESIKSIRLQKASNLLLTNKYSTISEVANSCGYSSQTSFIRAFKIRFAMTPKEWRKGGYKKYSSKILKQSLIATKSKAQFHTITPEIVKMPELSAYYIRHRGYNDSIKQTWQKLQTWVFSNNLTNYKEIALLHDNPAITPLDECQYVACIVNEDPNITVNDRLPNFKISGGVYAKFDLQGESGDFLKFIHWVYHSWLPQNEYETTTKPPYVVYKKNKYLSKDNKFDISLYLSISY, from the coding sequence ATGAAAAAAACAACTTTAGAAAAAAAGATAAAAATCTCCAATTATATTATGTATTACATCTATACCAATATAGATACAGATATCAATATGGATGAACTTGCCCAAAACCTGAAAATCAATAAATTTTACATGCATAAGATTTTCAAAGAGATATTCAACCGAAATATATATGAAAGTATAAAATCCATACGCCTGCAAAAAGCTTCCAATCTGCTCTTAACCAACAAATACTCCACAATATCCGAAGTTGCAAACTCCTGTGGATACTCTTCGCAGACTTCTTTTATACGCGCTTTTAAAATCCGCTTTGCCATGACACCCAAAGAGTGGCGAAAAGGGGGCTACAAAAAGTATTCGAGCAAAATCCTCAAGCAGTCTTTAATAGCCACAAAATCAAAGGCACAGTTTCATACCATTACACCTGAAATTGTGAAGATGCCTGAACTTTCAGCATACTACATAAGACACAGGGGATATAACGACAGCATAAAACAGACTTGGCAAAAACTCCAAACATGGGTGTTTAGCAACAATCTCACCAACTACAAAGAAATTGCACTTCTGCATGACAATCCGGCAATTACACCGCTTGACGAGTGCCAATATGTCGCCTGCATCGTCAATGAGGATCCAAATATTACCGTGAATGACAGATTGCCAAACTTTAAAATCTCAGGAGGAGTCTATGCAAAATTTGATCTGCAGGGAGAATCCGGAGACTTTTTGAAATTTATTCATTGGGTATATCACAGCTGGCTGCCGCAAAATGAGTATGAAACCACAACAAAACCCCCTTATGTCGTTTATAAAAAAAACAAGTATTTATCCAAAGACAATAAGTTTGACATCAGTCTTTATTTATCAATCAGTTACTAA
- a CDS encoding acetyl-CoA carboxylase biotin carboxylase subunit has protein sequence MKQKISKMLIANRGEIALRIIRACKELEIKTVVVFSEVDVEGVWVAKADECYPIMGNPIEAYLNYDRIISMAKKANCDAIHPGYGFLSESAEFARACEENGIIFIGPKPEHIELFGDKMASKVAMKKIGVPVLEGTDTPVIDVKEGEKIAKEIGFPVIIKAAFGGGGRGMRIVKQAKEFSKMFESATNEAVKYFGKGDVFIEKYVENPRHIEVQIVADKYGNIVHLGERDCSIQRRHQKVIEIAPSPLLNDAVRKELYRVSIKAMFRLGYESVGTVEFLVDEQDNIYFIEMNTRVQVEHPVTETITGVDIIQRMIEIAGGDKLKFLQEEIQFRGYSIEFRINSEDPQNNFMPTAGTVTKYLTPGGPGVRLDTSLYAGYELPTCYDSMLGKLIVWSLDWEGAVRKAKRALDEFYIEGFKTNIVLHREIVRDKEFRAGKFNTGYLDSKMEKFNLGAVSLLADEEKKVSFLSSIIKKIKENNLITRS, from the coding sequence ATGAAGCAAAAAATATCTAAAATGTTGATCGCAAACAGAGGCGAAATAGCGCTGAGAATTATTCGTGCGTGTAAAGAGTTGGAAATAAAAACAGTCGTTGTGTTTTCAGAAGTTGATGTGGAAGGCGTCTGGGTTGCCAAGGCAGATGAATGCTATCCTATAATGGGGAATCCTATTGAAGCATATTTGAACTATGACAGAATAATTTCAATGGCAAAAAAAGCAAACTGCGATGCCATACATCCGGGATACGGATTTTTATCTGAAAGTGCTGAATTCGCCAGAGCCTGTGAAGAGAACGGCATCATATTTATAGGCCCCAAACCAGAGCACATTGAACTTTTTGGTGATAAGATGGCTTCCAAAGTTGCGATGAAAAAAATCGGTGTTCCTGTCTTAGAAGGGACTGACACACCGGTTATAGATGTTAAAGAGGGTGAAAAAATTGCCAAAGAGATAGGATTTCCTGTAATTATCAAAGCTGCATTCGGCGGCGGCGGCAGAGGAATGAGAATTGTCAAGCAGGCAAAAGAGTTTTCTAAAATGTTTGAATCTGCTACAAATGAAGCGGTGAAATATTTTGGAAAAGGGGATGTTTTTATAGAAAAATATGTTGAAAATCCTCGTCATATCGAAGTCCAGATTGTTGCTGACAAATATGGCAATATTGTGCATTTGGGAGAGAGAGACTGCTCGATTCAGCGTCGTCACCAAAAAGTTATTGAAATTGCACCGTCGCCACTGCTTAATGATGCGGTTCGCAAAGAACTCTACAGAGTTTCCATCAAAGCAATGTTCAGACTGGGGTATGAGAGTGTCGGAACAGTAGAGTTTTTGGTTGACGAACAGGATAATATTTATTTTATAGAAATGAACACCAGAGTGCAGGTGGAACATCCTGTAACTGAAACGATTACAGGTGTGGATATTATACAAAGAATGATAGAGATTGCCGGCGGAGACAAATTGAAATTTTTACAAGAAGAGATACAGTTTCGAGGCTATTCCATTGAATTTAGAATCAATTCTGAAGATCCGCAAAACAACTTTATGCCAACTGCCGGTACGGTTACAAAATATCTGACACCTGGAGGACCGGGCGTGCGTCTTGATACAAGCCTTTATGCGGGCTATGAATTGCCTACATGTTATGATTCTATGCTTGGAAAACTCATAGTCTGGTCTCTGGACTGGGAGGGTGCTGTGAGAAAAGCCAAAAGAGCACTGGATGAGTTCTATATTGAAGGATTCAAAACAAATATTGTTCTTCACAGAGAAATTGTACGGGATAAAGAGTTTAGAGCAGGAAAATTTAATACAGGCTATCTGGATTCCAAAATGGAAAAATTCAATCTTGGTGCAGTCTCTCTTCTTGCTGATGAAGAGAAGAAAGTCTCTTTTTTAAGCAGTATTATCAAAAAAATCAAAGAGAATAATTTAATTACAAGAAGCTGA
- the queA gene encoding tRNA preQ1(34) S-adenosylmethionine ribosyltransferase-isomerase QueA produces the protein MSNQELLTASYDFTLPDELIANYPASPRDHAKLLVYDRATDTITHTFFYNLENFLSPECALIFNDTKVIKARLFGKKQSGGKIELLINRAITAHNINVYIRGKVKRDTEIFFDDNLMAKVTQLNDDGSREVNFYQNNILLRFEDLLPVIDKIGHIPLPPYIQRPDEDEDADEYQSVFASQEGAVAAPTASLHFTSEQHKRICKKHKHAYITLHVGSGTFKPVEAEVITNHPMHSEYYDISKEAKEILDSDIPVLSVGTTSTRTIEFYARHKGQMRGEANLFLHPNNKPLRVNHLLTNFHLPKSTLLMLVASFVGLDKTHQLYAEAIQEKYRFYSYGDAMLIL, from the coding sequence ATGAGTAACCAAGAGTTACTCACTGCAAGCTATGACTTCACTCTTCCTGATGAACTTATAGCAAACTATCCTGCTTCTCCCCGTGATCATGCAAAACTTTTAGTCTACGACAGAGCCACGGACACAATTACACATACTTTTTTTTATAATCTTGAAAACTTTCTTTCTCCGGAGTGTGCTCTCATTTTTAATGATACAAAAGTTATAAAAGCAAGACTTTTTGGAAAAAAACAGAGTGGCGGGAAAATAGAACTTCTCATAAACAGAGCCATTACTGCACACAATATCAATGTATATATTCGAGGAAAAGTGAAGAGAGACACAGAGATATTTTTTGATGACAATCTCATGGCAAAAGTGACACAATTAAATGATGACGGCAGTCGTGAAGTCAATTTTTACCAAAATAACATACTCTTACGGTTTGAAGATTTGCTTCCTGTAATAGACAAAATAGGGCATATCCCTCTTCCTCCCTATATTCAAAGACCAGATGAGGATGAAGATGCTGATGAATACCAAAGCGTATTTGCTTCGCAGGAAGGAGCCGTTGCCGCACCTACCGCTTCGCTGCATTTTACCTCCGAGCAGCATAAAAGAATTTGTAAAAAACACAAGCATGCCTATATTACTTTACATGTAGGAAGCGGTACTTTTAAACCTGTGGAAGCTGAAGTGATTACAAACCATCCTATGCATTCGGAGTACTATGATATTTCAAAGGAAGCAAAAGAGATTTTGGATTCTGATATTCCTGTCTTGAGTGTTGGAACAACATCAACAAGAACTATAGAATTTTATGCAAGACACAAAGGACAAATGAGGGGTGAAGCAAATCTATTTTTACATCCAAACAACAAACCCTTACGCGTGAATCATCTTTTGACAAATTTTCATCTGCCAAAATCAACACTGCTTATGCTGGTTGCATCTTTTGTCGGGCTTGATAAAACGCATCAGCTTTACGCTGAAGCGATACAAGAAAAATACAGGTTTTACTCCTACGGCGATGCAATGCTTATTCTCTAA
- the tatC gene encoding twin-arginine translocase subunit TatC, producing MFDELRPHLVELRKRLAISAASLIVMFFVMFYFHEPILTWMVQPLNDALTEVGKVSVNAANGMITTSQVGGAFFVALKVSFFAAIVGALPIILSQIWLFIAPGLYAHEKKMIIPFIVGGTVMFLVGVLFAYYIVTPFGFDFLITFGSFKFTPLINIEDYVGFFTKIMFGFGLAFELPVFAYFLALLGLVDDRQMTAFFKYAIIIIFIVAALLTPPDVLTQLLMAGPLVILYLLSILIVKMVNPAPPLEEEEDDDEEEEDESSLSVKHHDEYDELTDKKDKDE from the coding sequence ATGTTTGATGAATTAAGACCGCACCTTGTAGAACTCCGAAAGAGGCTGGCTATTTCAGCAGCAAGTTTAATAGTTATGTTTTTTGTCATGTTTTACTTCCATGAACCTATACTTACATGGATGGTACAGCCACTCAATGATGCTCTGACAGAAGTCGGCAAAGTCTCTGTCAATGCGGCAAACGGTATGATTACCACATCACAGGTTGGCGGCGCATTCTTTGTCGCATTGAAAGTTTCCTTTTTTGCAGCGATTGTCGGAGCCTTGCCTATTATACTTTCGCAAATTTGGCTTTTTATCGCGCCTGGACTCTATGCCCACGAAAAAAAGATGATCATTCCTTTTATTGTCGGTGGTACAGTTATGTTTCTTGTGGGTGTTCTTTTTGCCTACTATATTGTGACACCTTTTGGATTTGACTTCCTCATTACCTTCGGTTCATTTAAATTTACTCCGCTTATTAACATCGAGGATTATGTCGGATTTTTTACAAAAATCATGTTTGGTTTCGGTCTTGCTTTTGAACTGCCTGTGTTTGCCTACTTTTTGGCACTTCTCGGACTTGTTGATGACAGACAGATGACGGCATTTTTCAAATATGCAATCATTATTATTTTTATAGTTGCAGCCCTGCTGACTCCACCGGATGTGTTAACACAGCTGCTTATGGCCGGTCCGCTTGTGATACTCTATCTGCTTTCTATTTTGATAGTGAAAATGGTAAACCCTGCCCCGCCTTTGGAAGAAGAAGAAGATGATGATGAAGAGGAAGAAGATGAAAGCAGTTTAAGTGTTAAGCATCATGATGAATATGATGAGCTTACAGACAAAAAGGACAAAGATGAGTAA
- the tatB gene encoding Sec-independent protein translocase protein TatB, protein MFGMGFTEMLLIAVVAILFLGPDKLPSTMVEIAKFFRNVKNTIGTVKDSLEEEMNLSQIKQEALAYKQELLNASESLNKVTDIPAQAGAKLTNLTDNLLEDDEDTIEKAPKETQEVTFKKKKKEKEKENTEKEEENKNV, encoded by the coding sequence ATGTTTGGTATGGGTTTTACAGAGATGCTACTCATAGCAGTTGTCGCTATTTTATTTCTAGGTCCGGACAAACTGCCTAGTACAATGGTCGAAATTGCTAAATTTTTTAGAAACGTTAAAAACACGATAGGAACAGTAAAAGACTCCCTTGAAGAAGAGATGAATTTAAGTCAGATAAAACAGGAAGCACTTGCTTATAAACAAGAGCTTCTCAATGCCAGCGAAAGCCTGAACAAAGTTACAGACATTCCTGCGCAGGCCGGTGCAAAACTTACAAACCTCACAGACAATCTTTTAGAAGATGATGAAGATACAATCGAAAAAGCACCTAAAGAGACGCAGGAAGTGACTTTTAAGAAAAAGAAGAAAGAGAAAGAAAAAGAAAATACAGAGAAAGAAGAAGAAAATAAAAATGTTTGA
- the hemW gene encoding radical SAM family heme chaperone HemW, which translates to MLVYIHIPFCDSKCSYCAFNSYVDKFHLKENYMYALKKQLQYELQRFQAEKETIETVFIGGGTPSTVAPQLYEEIFDLLNPYLVKNAEITSEANPNSATKEWLEGMYTLGVNRISFGTQTFDKEKLKILNRAHTPQMSSDAVHNASAVGFKNISLDLIYATLGDTKELLSHDIQTAMSLPINHISAYALMIEEGTAFENRPQMSSEQLSLTKWIFKEIQKHGFSQYEISNFGSYQSLHNLGYWQYKDYIGAGAGAVGKLGLTRFYPLTDIEAYISDPLSIRQEILTREDKRLEQIFLGLRSVVGVDQDILNAQERQKAEILLNENKIMLKNNILYNTDYLLADEIALFLTS; encoded by the coding sequence ATGTTAGTTTATATTCATATTCCTTTTTGCGATTCCAAATGCTCTTACTGTGCCTTCAACTCTTATGTTGACAAGTTTCATCTCAAAGAGAATTACATGTATGCACTTAAAAAACAGCTGCAGTATGAATTGCAAAGATTTCAGGCAGAAAAAGAGACCATAGAAACTGTTTTCATAGGAGGAGGTACGCCTTCAACCGTTGCCCCGCAGCTTTATGAAGAAATTTTCGACCTGCTTAATCCTTATCTTGTGAAAAACGCAGAAATAACCAGTGAAGCAAATCCAAACTCTGCAACAAAAGAGTGGCTTGAGGGCATGTATACTCTCGGAGTGAACCGTATCAGCTTCGGAACGCAGACTTTTGATAAGGAAAAACTCAAAATTTTAAACAGAGCACATACCCCGCAGATGTCTTCAGATGCTGTTCACAATGCCTCTGCTGTCGGCTTTAAAAACATCTCATTGGATTTGATTTATGCTACCCTGGGTGATACAAAAGAACTTCTTTCACATGACATACAAACAGCGATGTCTCTGCCAATCAATCACATCAGTGCCTATGCCTTAATGATTGAAGAGGGTACGGCCTTTGAAAACCGTCCTCAAATGTCAAGTGAACAGCTCTCACTTACAAAATGGATTTTCAAAGAGATTCAAAAGCATGGGTTTTCACAGTATGAAATAAGCAATTTTGGAAGCTATCAATCTCTTCACAATCTTGGCTATTGGCAATATAAAGACTATATCGGTGCCGGAGCCGGAGCTGTCGGCAAACTTGGACTAACAAGATTTTATCCCTTAACTGATATAGAAGCATATATCAGCGATCCTCTGTCAATCAGACAAGAGATACTCACACGAGAAGACAAAAGACTCGAACAGATCTTTTTGGGTCTGCGCTCTGTTGTCGGCGTAGATCAGGATATATTAAATGCACAGGAACGGCAAAAAGCAGAAATTTTGCTCAATGAAAACAAAATCATGTTAAAAAATAATATTTTATACAACACAGATTACCTTTTGGCAGATGAAATTGCGCTCTTTTTGACCTCTTGA
- a CDS encoding RNA pyrophosphohydrolase, producing the protein MSKEEIYRPNVAMIIVSNEYPQKKDVFIAQRNDLTDIWQFPQGGIDEGEEVKEALFREMEEEIGTDSAEIIAEYPEWISYDFPPKIASKMKPYKGQTQKYFLLKLAKDAKINLDTKHPEFINYKFVAIEDVLDFTPHFKQSVYEKVINHFKREGLL; encoded by the coding sequence ATGAGTAAAGAAGAAATATACCGTCCCAATGTTGCTATGATAATCGTCTCAAATGAGTATCCGCAAAAAAAAGATGTTTTTATCGCACAAAGAAATGATTTGACTGACATTTGGCAGTTTCCACAGGGTGGCATTGATGAAGGCGAAGAGGTCAAAGAGGCTCTTTTCCGTGAAATGGAAGAAGAGATAGGGACAGACTCTGCTGAAATAATAGCAGAATATCCAGAGTGGATTTCTTATGATTTTCCTCCTAAAATTGCGAGTAAAATGAAGCCGTATAAGGGACAGACACAAAAATATTTTTTACTCAAACTCGCAAAAGATGCCAAAATAAACCTAGATACAAAGCATCCCGAGTTTATAAACTATAAATTTGTGGCAATAGAGGATGTTTTAGACTTTACACCGCATTTTAAGCAGTCTGTATATGAAAAAGTTATAAATCATTTTAAAAGAGAGGGGCTGTTGTAA
- a CDS encoding aspartate kinase, which yields MLIVQKFGGTSVGDLERIQNVANRVAKTKEAGHDVVVVVSAMSGETNKLVGYAEHFSKNPARAEMDMLLSSGERVTSALLSIALQEMGIDAVAMTGRKAGIVTDKQHTKARIEEIDPKAMKSALQSGKVVVVAGFQGVNTDGDVTTLGRGGSDLSAVAIAGALEADLCEIYTDVTGIFTTDPRIEPKAKKLDKISYEEMLELASLGAKVLQNRSVELAKKLNVNLVTRSSFCDDEGTLITKEENIMEKPLVSGIALDRNQARISLMGVKDRPGIASDIFNALADAEVNVDMIIQNKAVDDTTNIDFTVPVSDLHDAKSVVDTFVQSGEIKDDSYNEDICKVSVVGVGMKSHAGVAAKAFSTMAKENININMISTSEIKVSMVIDEKYAELAVRSLHNTYELDK from the coding sequence ATGCTAATAGTTCAAAAATTCGGTGGGACCAGTGTTGGTGATTTGGAACGCATACAAAATGTAGCGAATCGTGTGGCAAAAACAAAAGAAGCCGGGCATGATGTAGTAGTTGTTGTTTCGGCAATGAGCGGAGAAACAAACAAACTTGTTGGATATGCCGAACATTTTTCAAAAAATCCTGCCCGTGCAGAGATGGATATGCTCTTGAGCTCAGGTGAAAGAGTGACATCGGCACTCCTTTCTATTGCACTGCAGGAGATGGGAATCGATGCTGTTGCAATGACGGGGAGAAAAGCAGGTATTGTAACCGACAAGCAGCATACCAAAGCGCGTATTGAAGAGATTGATCCCAAAGCTATGAAAAGTGCGTTGCAAAGTGGCAAAGTTGTTGTAGTTGCCGGTTTTCAGGGAGTAAACACAGACGGAGATGTCACAACACTCGGACGTGGAGGAAGCGATCTCTCAGCTGTTGCTATCGCAGGTGCATTAGAAGCTGACTTATGTGAAATTTATACGGATGTGACAGGTATTTTTACAACAGATCCGCGAATTGAACCAAAAGCAAAAAAACTTGATAAAATCTCTTATGAAGAGATGCTTGAACTTGCATCATTAGGCGCAAAAGTATTACAAAACCGCTCTGTAGAGCTGGCAAAAAAACTCAATGTCAATCTCGTAACACGAAGCAGCTTTTGCGATGATGAGGGAACATTAATTACAAAGGAAGAAAATATTATGGAAAAACCACTAGTAAGCGGAATTGCGTTAGACAGAAACCAGGCACGCATCTCTTTAATGGGTGTCAAAGACAGACCGGGCATTGCTTCTGATATTTTTAATGCATTGGCAGATGCCGAGGTAAATGTGGATATGATCATTCAGAACAAAGCGGTTGATGATACAACAAATATTGACTTTACTGTACCTGTGAGTGATCTGCATGATGCAAAATCTGTTGTAGACACCTTTGTGCAAAGCGGTGAAATCAAAGATGATTCTTATAATGAAGATATCTGTAAGGTTTCGGTAGTGGGTGTTGGTATGAAATCGCATGCCGGTGTTGCTGCCAAAGCCTTCTCGACGATGGCAAAAGAAAATATCAATATCAATATGATTTCAACATCAGAAATAAAAGTATCCATGGTTATAGACGAAAAGTATGCAGAACTTGCGGTGCGATCTCTGCACAATACCTATGAGCTAGACAAATAA
- a CDS encoding HobA family DNA replication regulator: MPDFAQWSLDAIREKGGSLSWLEEHRFEWSKTTAYALEQILNGKTIILITDEKRKWFENYILSSLNGVLLERPMIPIISIDNIYTHYNSVGSGEMIDIIDDMISLSFKGDYFFWYIGKGDDKRSDIAKRKDESYFWIFDEDFNNAFTLKSYDTDLDIKLLQLYKLFDASLNAAMFGEVDASS; the protein is encoded by the coding sequence ATGCCGGATTTTGCACAATGGAGCCTGGATGCCATAAGAGAAAAGGGCGGCAGTCTCAGCTGGCTTGAAGAACACCGGTTTGAGTGGTCTAAAACAACTGCATACGCACTGGAACAGATTCTTAATGGCAAAACAATTATTCTAATTACTGACGAAAAAAGAAAGTGGTTTGAAAATTACATTTTGAGTTCTTTAAACGGAGTACTGCTTGAACGCCCTATGATACCTATCATCAGCATTGACAATATTTATACCCATTACAACAGTGTAGGCAGTGGTGAAATGATAGATATTATAGACGATATGATTTCACTCTCTTTTAAGGGCGATTATTTTTTTTGGTACATCGGCAAAGGAGATGATAAACGCAGCGATATCGCCAAAAGAAAAGATGAAAGTTATTTTTGGATCTTTGATGAAGATTTTAACAATGCGTTTACACTCAAATCCTATGATACGGATTTGGATATCAAACTGTTACAGCTCTACAAACTTTTTGATGCTTCGTTGAATGCTGCAATGTTTGGAGAGGTTGATGCAAGTTCCTGA
- a CDS encoding DNA polymerase III subunit delta', whose amino-acid sequence MQVPDAIKGHILIANDVEEAAEKLENELQGFRVVKFIEENFKIEHAKLVTAEAYISEAQTKYIIIAAFEFTDVAQNSLLKLLEEPPTNIEFIIISPTKSNLLPTVRSRLPILKNQLHHSVMDLDITLARLDYKEVFAFLKQHARVSKTEAKALVEALFYRATVIDRLILSPLQLDNFDKAYRLLDLNSRPQSVLAMLLMSFAQERP is encoded by the coding sequence ATGCAAGTTCCTGATGCAATAAAAGGGCATATCCTCATTGCAAATGATGTGGAGGAAGCTGCTGAAAAACTGGAAAATGAACTGCAGGGCTTCCGGGTTGTAAAGTTTATAGAAGAAAATTTTAAAATTGAACATGCAAAACTTGTAACGGCTGAAGCGTACATCAGTGAAGCACAGACAAAGTATATCATCATCGCAGCTTTTGAGTTTACTGATGTGGCACAAAACTCTCTGCTAAAACTTTTGGAAGAACCGCCGACAAATATAGAGTTTATTATAATCTCCCCGACGAAATCCAACTTGCTGCCTACTGTACGCTCACGACTGCCGATTTTAAAGAACCAGCTCCATCACAGTGTTATGGATTTGGATATTACACTTGCACGACTTGACTATAAAGAGGTTTTTGCATTTTTAAAACAGCATGCCAGAGTCTCTAAAACAGAAGCCAAAGCTTTGGTTGAAGCGCTTTTTTACAGAGCAACTGTTATAGACAGGCTCATACTTTCTCCATTGCAGCTGGATAATTTTGACAAGGCCTACAGATTGCTTGATCTGAATTCACGGCCTCAAAGTGTTTTGGCAATGCTGCTTATGAGCTTTGCACAGGAGAGACCGTGA
- the folP gene encoding dihydropteroate synthase: MRVEKLSNEINIKDALQKLGVDSGGITILASKATMHILYIYDLHVGAANILKQDALSIGADLAVPRGTVIAAKPKVDCILIANTKQLKVLAKKELAQPFGLKELAKKLKEFAQVRQPDAVEIMGIVNANDDSFYAQSRLKEKEAIQTIETMIQEGADIIDIGAVSSRPNAPYVSVEEELARIEPLLRLIKEEKLYEKVQFSCDSYEPKVLQRALESGFSIVNDITGLQNDEVCRLCAAYNATAVIMHMKGTPQTMQKNPHYENVIEDVYDFFSKRVEKAESFGVKKIVLDVGIGFGKRVEDNIRLLNSLEHFLTLGKPLLVGASRKSMIDKISPSSVEERLPGTLTLHLEAVKNGASILRVHDVAQHLQALKVFKALHT; the protein is encoded by the coding sequence GTGAGAGTAGAAAAACTGTCAAATGAAATAAATATAAAAGATGCATTGCAAAAGCTTGGTGTTGATTCGGGCGGTATTACAATTTTGGCGTCAAAAGCAACAATGCATATTTTATATATATATGATTTGCATGTAGGGGCTGCCAATATTTTGAAACAGGATGCTCTCTCCATCGGGGCTGATTTGGCTGTTCCCCGGGGGACAGTTATCGCAGCAAAGCCAAAAGTTGACTGCATACTCATTGCGAATACAAAACAGCTGAAAGTTTTGGCAAAAAAAGAGTTGGCACAACCTTTTGGACTCAAAGAGTTAGCAAAAAAACTCAAAGAGTTTGCGCAGGTTCGTCAGCCGGATGCAGTAGAAATTATGGGTATTGTTAATGCGAATGATGACAGTTTTTACGCACAAAGCAGGCTCAAAGAAAAAGAAGCAATACAAACCATAGAGACTATGATTCAAGAGGGTGCAGATATAATAGATATCGGTGCTGTCTCTTCTCGTCCAAATGCTCCATATGTGAGTGTAGAAGAGGAATTGGCAAGAATAGAACCGCTTTTGAGACTTATAAAAGAAGAAAAACTGTATGAAAAGGTACAATTCAGTTGTGACAGTTATGAACCAAAAGTTTTACAAAGGGCACTGGAGAGCGGTTTTAGTATTGTAAATGACATAACCGGTTTGCAAAACGATGAGGTATGCAGGCTTTGTGCGGCTTATAATGCAACAGCGGTAATCATGCATATGAAAGGAACGCCCCAAACGATGCAGAAAAACCCCCATTATGAAAATGTCATAGAGGATGTATATGATTTCTTTAGCAAAAGAGTAGAAAAAGCTGAGAGTTTTGGAGTGAAAAAAATTGTGCTTGATGTAGGCATAGGTTTCGGAAAAAGAGTAGAAGACAATATAAGACTTTTAAATAGCCTTGAGCACTTTTTAACGCTGGGCAAGCCATTGCTGGTCGGAGCTTCCAGAAAATCCATGATAGATAAAATTTCACCTTCTTCTGTTGAAGAAAGGCTTCCCGGCACATTGACCCTTCATCTTGAAGCAGTAAAAAACGGTGCATCCATTTTACGGGTGCATGATGTCGCCCAGCACCTGCAAGCGCTTAAAGTTTTTAAGGCCTTGCATACATAA